The genomic stretch GGGCAACTGCTCCTTTACAGTATCCGCATACTTCTCTGATGTCACCACCCAAATATTTTCCGGAGGACAGATCCCCTGGAAACGGTCAGCCGTAAGTTGGATCAATGTACGGCCGCAACCCAGTACATCAATAAATTGCTTAGGATAATCAGGAGTACTCATCGGCCAGAAACGGCTTCCAACACCTCCGGCCATTATAACGAGGTGATTATTCTTGATGTTCATATGATTCATTTTTTACGTTGTATGACCGCAAAGATAAGTATTATTTTTTAAAAAAAGTATTGCGTTTTAATTTATATGTTCTATATTTGCATACGACTAACATTTTTTTTGTCATGAAACAACCGACAACTGAAAACTCTGATATAATTAAACTAGTAGCGATATTAGGTGATTTTGCCTTGTTGAACCTTTCTATGATACTTGTGTTTTTTATTCTGAAAGGAATAGATTCACAGGCCATAGCCCATATTTCATTGAAAACCTACCTGCTGACTTCCAACCTGTGCTATATTCCATGCATATCCATCTTTGGGGTCATACTGCACAACCGCATAGTGCGTCCGGAACAGATTGTAGGCCGTCTGTTAGGAACAATCAGCTTGCATGTAGTCATCTTCCTCACGGTGCTGGCCATTATTAAAGTAGATAACTTCTCACGCATCTATCTGCTTGTTTTCTATCTGTCTTTCATACCTTTAGCTATAGGATGGCGGCTGACATTGCGGTTCTTTGTGAAAATGTTCCGCCGCAGTGGCAGGAACCTGCACGCCACTGTACTGATAGGTGACGGGGACAATATGGTGGAGCTATACCATACGTTGAACGATTTGACTTACGGATACAGGGTTTTAGGCATTTTCTATGATGAGAAGGACTCTAATTACCCCAAAGGGATTCCCTTTAAAGGTCCTGTAAACCAATTATTTGAATGGTTGTCTCATAACACCGTGCACGAACTGTACTGCGGTCTGCCATCCAGCAGAAAGGATGATATTCTGGCCATCATGAACTATTGCGAGAACAATCTGATCCGCTTCTATAGCGTACCTCATGTACGTAATTACATAAAGCGTCAGCTGCAACTGGAATTATTGGGTGAAGTTCCTGTATTGTCCATCCGTACCGAACCGTTGCAGAACCCGGTAAACAGACTGGCAAAACGGTTATTTGATTTGACATTTTCCTCTCTGTTTTTACTTACAATTTTTCCATTTATATACCTATTTGTAGGTCTTATTATTAAAATTTCATCACCTGGTCCCATTTTCTTCAAACAGGAGAGAAACGGGGAAAACGGGAAAATTTTTAAATGCTATA from Phocaeicola dorei encodes the following:
- a CDS encoding undecaprenyl-phosphate glucose phosphotransferase, with translation MKQPTTENSDIIKLVAILGDFALLNLSMILVFFILKGIDSQAIAHISLKTYLLTSNLCYIPCISIFGVILHNRIVRPEQIVGRLLGTISLHVVIFLTVLAIIKVDNFSRIYLLVFYLSFIPLAIGWRLTLRFFVKMFRRSGRNLHATVLIGDGDNMVELYHTLNDLTYGYRVLGIFYDEKDSNYPKGIPFKGPVNQLFEWLSHNTVHELYCGLPSSRKDDILAIMNYCENNLIRFYSVPHVRNYIKRQLQLELLGEVPVLSIRTEPLQNPVNRLAKRLFDLTFSSLFLLTIFPFIYLFVGLIIKISSPGPIFFKQERNGENGKIFKCYKFRSMKVNALSDSLQATKNDPRKTKFGNFLRKSNLDELPQFINVFKGEMSIVGPRPHMLKHTEEYSQLINKYMMRHLVKPGITGWAQVTGYRGETKELSQMEGRVRRDLWYIENWTFLLDIRIMIKTVTNMFRGEKNAY